Sequence from the Gammaproteobacteria bacterium genome:
ATTTACAACTGCATTGAACAAGCCATTGCTTCACGCGGGGAGTTTAAAAGTCTTCCCCAACAATTATTTTTACGGCTCAATGAAACTGGACAAAATTTGCGTTACGACTGGCATACTCTAACCACCATAAGGCAACATGCGTCTTAAAATATTGTCACGTTTAATAAAATGATGATAAAGCGCAGCAAGCACATGCACTGAAACCAATACAATAATTATGATCGCTAAATTGTTATGGATAAAAAACGAAGCAGAGCTAATGGTTTTACTTTGGGCGATGGGCAACATGAAATTAATTCCGCCTAGGTGGGGAGCTTTTCCCGCGGCTGACGAACCAATCCAACCCGCTAATGGCATCGCCAAAATACAAAGATAGAGGGTGTAATGAACCAGATATTCACTCAAGCGTTGCCACATCGGCGTACCGGGGGGTATCATCGGTTTCGGATTTATCGCACCCCAGAGCATGCGCAACACCACGAGAGCAAAAATAGTAATCCCTGTCATCTTATGAAGATTATAAGCAAAACCTGCATAAGCCTTAGGAATATTTTCTAAAAAATACCCATAAATTAACATTGCAATAATTAAAAGTGCAATCAGCCAATGAAAAAACTTAGCCACACTACCATACGAAAATAAAGAATTACGATAACTCATCCTTGCACCTTAAGCTTAAGCAGCAGAATTATTCTGCTGCTTTGGGTCATTTTACTTTAAACGTTAGAAGTGTATGTGTAGGTGAAGTTGGCAGGTGCTGCACCACATTGTGTTGAAGGATCGAAATGGGCATTGGCACCGAGTTGGGAATTAACAATTGCGCATACACCGGGTGGCATACCAGGAATGGTAACGGTATAAGTATTAGTGCCTGCAGAATCAATCGTAATAGAAGAACCCCAAGGTGTCGTCAACCCATTTGCGGGTAACAAGGGTTTAATGGCATTGGTACTGACTGAAGCCGAATACGTTCCGGTTGCTTGCGCAAGACTGTCAGAAGCCGCAGCGATGGATTGAATTTGCGATATTGTATTATTAGCTTGCTGAGAGGTATTTGCAGATTGGTAATAACGCACTGACATGACAATAATCATGGCTGCAATGGCCAGCACTAGCATGATTTCAAGCAGGGTGACACCCAATATTGATTTAGAAATTCGCTTCATAAAAAACTCCCTTCTTTCGCATGATGCCCTGCCCAAAAAGCGTGGCGCATTTATAAATTAAACTTGAGCAATTATTATGGTATTTTTCAGCCAGACTAAGCAAGTGTTGTCATTAAGTTATTTAAAGAAGGTTTCATCATGACAAAATCGCAAGAAGACTTACTATATATCGAAATTAATCCCGATATGACCGCAAACTTTAGTGTCATTTGGCTACATGGTTTAGGCGCTGATGGAAATGATTTTGTTCCTTTTGTTGAAGCCTTGCAGTTGCCCCAAGCCTTACCGACGCGTTTCATATTTCCTCATGCCCCCATCATGCCGATTACCATTAACAATGGGTACGCTATGCGGGCTTGGTACGATATTTATTCGGTGGATATCAACGCCCGATTAGATGAGCAAAAGATGACAAGTTCAGTTGCTTTAGTTCAAGGTTTAATTGAACAGGAAATAAATAAAGGGATCCCAGCTAAGCACATTATCTTAGGCGGCTTTTCGCAAGGTGCAGTTATTGCTTATTTAGCTGGATTATCCTCCGCTCATTCCCTTGGCGGTATCGTCGGCTTATCGGGATATTTACCCAGAAGTGCCGTGCAAGCCAATGTTGCAAATCAAGATACACCGATCTTTATTGGTCATGGAACCGAAGATCAGATTGTATCTTATGCATTGGGAAAAGCTGCGTGCATGTATTTAAAGGAAAGAGGCTATCCTGTGAGTTGGCACAGTTACCCCATGGCTCATACTGCTTCACCGCAAGAAATTCATGATATCCGAAATTGGTTACTTAAAGCTTGGCAGTAAGACAAACATTATCTTAAATAGAAAGTTTACAAACTACGTGACTGAGCTACGTATGATATTTGATCGTAGCCCAGAGAAAACTTTGCGAGACATTCCATATTTTGTCTTTAATCAAAAATAAACGACACGCCTATGGTATAGAGATCACCTGTGCCACTTGCATTGTTTCCTGTTAATCGTTGCCATTGGCCAACGACTGCAAATTCTGGATTAAAATAATATTGACCCCCTAAACCGAGATACAAACCGGTTGCACTATTGGAACTATTTCCAATGGCATAAGTATTGGCCAACGTTTGATTCTTGACAGTGCGGCTCGAATAAATTCTGCCCACGCCTAACTTGGCAAAAGCTTCAAAACCGCTATCGGTGAAAGGAATTATCCCTTTTCCAGCAAGCGCGGCTGAATAGTTTTTGTCTTGAGCGATCTCTGTATCAGAAGCTTTAATGGAGGTATTTGTGTAACGCGTGACGCCTAACTCGCCCGCAAAAAATGGCATGAATTTATAACCTAAATTAACATTACCTCCCCAACCACTTTGAGTAGAAGTCGTCCCTTCTGGATTACTTTTATTTGAAAGATGAGAAGAGCCACCATTTAATTCAAGATACCAACCGTAAGGTACTGAAAGCATTGCAGACACTGGTGTTGATAATAAAATTGTTGTAGCAAGCCCGATAGAACTTAAGCGTTTAAACCATGCCATGCCTTTGATCTCCCTCTACTCAGTTGTTTTTCAATCGATTTCTAATTTTGCTCGCAATTTTACTGTAACAAAGCAATATCTGCCACTTGTAAAAATAAAGCGCGTAATTTCCCTAATAATAAAATACGGTTTTCACGTTTTTGTTTGTCGTCACTCATCACCATAACTTGATCGAAAAAGGTATCAATGGGTTGACGCAATTGGGCAAGCGATAATAAAACTTCATCATATTTTCCTGCTGTAGAAAGTGCTTTGATCACGTCATATTTTGATTCGAGTTGCTGTGATAAATCTTTTTCAGCAACACTTTCAAATAGGGCAGGGTTAATGCTTTGCGCGGCAATTTGATCAGTATATTTATTTAAAATGTTACTAACACGCTTGTTTGCAATACTAAGCGCATTAGCTTCATTTAACTGTTTAAAGCTTCGCACCGCTTTTA
This genomic interval carries:
- a CDS encoding outer membrane beta-barrel protein, which encodes MAWFKRLSSIGLATTILLSTPVSAMLSVPYGWYLELNGGSSHLSNKSNPEGTTSTQSGWGGNVNLGYKFMPFFAGELGVTRYTNTSIKASDTEIAQDKNYSAALAGKGIIPFTDSGFEAFAKLGVGRIYSSRTVKNQTLANTYAIGNSSNSATGLYLGLGGQYYFNPEFAVVGQWQRLTGNNASGTGDLYTIGVSFIFD
- a CDS encoding carboxylesterase — its product is MTKSQEDLLYIEINPDMTANFSVIWLHGLGADGNDFVPFVEALQLPQALPTRFIFPHAPIMPITINNGYAMRAWYDIYSVDINARLDEQKMTSSVALVQGLIEQEINKGIPAKHIILGGFSQGAVIAYLAGLSSAHSLGGIVGLSGYLPRSAVQANVANQDTPIFIGHGTEDQIVSYALGKAACMYLKERGYPVSWHSYPMAHTASPQEIHDIRNWLLKAWQ
- a CDS encoding cytochrome b → MSYRNSLFSYGSVAKFFHWLIALLIIAMLIYGYFLENIPKAYAGFAYNLHKMTGITIFALVVLRMLWGAINPKPMIPPGTPMWQRLSEYLVHYTLYLCILAMPLAGWIGSSAAGKAPHLGGINFMLPIAQSKTISSASFFIHNNLAIIIIVLVSVHVLAALYHHFIKRDNILRRMLPYGG